Proteins from a single region of Dyadobacter fanqingshengii:
- a CDS encoding PA14 domain-containing protein, producing MKFRKFMVGPRMVGPRLAGPRLAVLSAAIIVAVLGSAYRGPAYRGPAYRGPAYRGPAYRGLTSTFYLKPGTSPGFSDVKRPREAWVLRSVLDARPRILSIALHDNLWLAYNTKTASLYKAWAGKINFSGPVYTSSHGPQPVSEGTTYMEEPDQNPWRITADSKEVTPEISYKGHTILDNQVTLKYELDYQGKKISVEEKPEFFDAGNGKAGFERVFTVSNAPADILLSLNLHLNSLSVDTDYKTNGKFLGVKSKEMAGNQSFIAMNGKLILNNNGKTNFSVNLTKKPAQPQTALQESKADMVTGLFAKSDCNTCHNQEVKTVGPAYKAIAERYENNDKNKNALVTKVIKGGAGNWGQIAMSPHPDLKKVDAETMVSYILELDADKERAQAASKLMPKPAYPIILKSIVPTKVATASEKPGLARPGLARPGLARPGIAVNIYQFASGIGGVPEINDEMLPVKSGSINALHLDDQDFGDLKDNFAIYASGYINIKKTTNIVFRLVCDDGGKLFIDDKLVIDNGVNHALQPTDGEIILKPGKHPFKVEYYQGAFGKGLSLQWQPYGSKEFVVVPPSVFTYKGADIKRTGQTPVDVKKENIPGDRSPLVAVHPSFTLAQARPDNFQPRVGGMDFLADGRMVVSTWDSLGSVYIVDGRKAATPNDIKVKRIAYGLAEPLGLKVVDDEIYIMQKQELTKLVDLNNDELIDEYQTICNGWKVSANFHEFAFGLVYKDGYFYGTLATAINPGGASTKPQIPDRGKVVKISKKDGSFTFVASGLRTPNGIGLGVDNEIFIADNQGDWLPANKIIHLQEGAWYGSRSVDFEGTADRKEKPPVVWLTQDEIGNSPSQPARLNVGPYQNQMIHGDVTHGGIKRVFAEKVNGAYQGAVFRFTQGLEAGVNRLAWSPDGSLYLGGVGSTGNWGHAGKFGYGLQKLTFNNKMAFEMLAVRAKSDGLEIEFTEPMKEGVGETAADYEIRQWWFKPTGDYGGPKLDEENLAVKAVKVSADRKKVSLQLTGMKPKHMVYIHLNRKNITSQNGSNLWSTEAWYNMNEIPK from the coding sequence ATGAAATTTCGCAAGTTTATGGTCGGGCCACGTATGGTCGGGCCACGCCTGGCCGGGCCACGTCTGGCTGTGCTGAGTGCCGCAATAATCGTTGCGGTACTTGGCTCAGCCTATCGCGGCCCGGCCTATCGCGGCCCGGCCTATCGCGGCCCGGCCTATCGCGGCCCGGCCTATCGCGGCCTGACCAGCACTTTTTACTTAAAGCCAGGCACCAGCCCTGGCTTTTCAGACGTTAAGCGACCGCGTGAAGCGTGGGTTTTACGCTCGGTGCTCGATGCCAGGCCAAGGATTCTCAGCATTGCATTGCACGACAATCTCTGGCTCGCCTACAACACCAAAACGGCTTCATTATACAAAGCCTGGGCAGGCAAGATCAATTTCAGCGGGCCGGTTTACACATCTTCGCACGGCCCGCAGCCTGTTTCGGAAGGAACGACTTACATGGAAGAACCGGACCAAAATCCGTGGCGCATTACAGCCGATAGCAAGGAAGTTACGCCGGAGATCAGCTACAAAGGCCACACGATCCTGGACAATCAGGTTACATTGAAATACGAGCTGGATTATCAGGGTAAAAAGATTTCAGTTGAAGAGAAGCCTGAATTTTTTGATGCCGGGAATGGCAAAGCTGGTTTTGAGCGGGTCTTTACAGTTTCGAATGCCCCTGCTGACATTTTGTTGTCGCTGAATTTGCATTTGAATTCGCTTTCAGTTGATACCGACTACAAGACAAATGGGAAATTCCTGGGCGTTAAAAGCAAGGAAATGGCTGGAAACCAATCCTTCATCGCGATGAATGGAAAGTTGATCCTCAATAATAATGGTAAAACCAATTTTTCCGTAAACCTGACCAAGAAACCGGCGCAGCCACAGACCGCGTTACAAGAAAGCAAAGCCGATATGGTGACAGGACTTTTTGCCAAAAGTGATTGCAACACTTGCCATAACCAGGAAGTGAAAACCGTGGGCCCTGCTTACAAGGCCATTGCTGAGCGTTACGAAAACAATGACAAAAACAAGAACGCGCTGGTAACCAAAGTGATCAAGGGCGGTGCAGGCAACTGGGGACAAATTGCCATGTCGCCGCACCCGGATTTGAAAAAGGTAGATGCGGAAACGATGGTTTCCTACATTTTGGAACTGGATGCGGACAAGGAACGAGCGCAGGCGGCAAGCAAATTAATGCCAAAGCCGGCCTACCCTATTATTCTCAAATCCATTGTTCCCACAAAAGTTGCGACGGCGTCGGAGAAGCCCGGCCTGGCGCGGCCCGGCCTGGCGAGGCCCGGCCTGGCGAGGCCCGGCATTGCTGTGAACATTTACCAGTTTGCCAGCGGCATAGGCGGTGTTCCTGAAATCAACGATGAAATGTTACCTGTGAAATCCGGATCTATTAATGCATTGCATTTGGACGACCAGGACTTTGGTGATTTGAAAGACAATTTCGCCATTTACGCCAGCGGTTATATCAACATTAAGAAGACTACCAACATTGTTTTCCGACTAGTCTGTGACGACGGCGGGAAGCTTTTTATTGATGATAAATTGGTGATTGACAATGGTGTTAATCACGCTTTGCAGCCTACGGACGGGGAAATTATTCTGAAACCGGGCAAACATCCATTCAAGGTGGAGTATTATCAGGGCGCTTTTGGCAAAGGACTTTCTTTGCAATGGCAGCCTTATGGCAGCAAGGAATTCGTGGTGGTTCCCCCAAGCGTTTTTACCTACAAAGGCGCAGACATTAAAAGGACCGGACAAACGCCCGTTGATGTTAAAAAAGAAAACATTCCCGGCGACAGATCGCCATTGGTTGCCGTGCATCCAAGCTTCACATTGGCGCAGGCGCGACCGGACAATTTCCAGCCAAGAGTGGGCGGAATGGATTTTCTGGCGGATGGCAGAATGGTTGTCAGCACCTGGGATTCACTGGGTTCCGTTTACATTGTGGACGGCCGCAAAGCCGCGACGCCGAATGACATCAAGGTAAAGCGCATTGCCTATGGCTTAGCCGAGCCGCTGGGTCTGAAAGTGGTGGATGATGAAATTTACATCATGCAAAAACAAGAACTCACCAAGCTGGTGGACCTGAACAACGACGAGCTCATTGACGAGTATCAGACCATTTGCAATGGCTGGAAAGTCTCAGCCAATTTCCATGAATTTGCTTTCGGGCTGGTTTACAAAGACGGTTACTTCTACGGAACGCTCGCCACGGCCATTAATCCCGGCGGCGCCAGCACCAAACCACAAATCCCGGATCGTGGCAAAGTGGTGAAAATCTCCAAGAAAGACGGCTCGTTTACATTCGTAGCATCCGGTTTGCGCACGCCGAATGGCATTGGGCTTGGCGTTGATAATGAAATATTTATCGCCGACAACCAGGGCGACTGGCTGCCTGCGAACAAAATCATTCACTTGCAGGAAGGCGCCTGGTATGGTTCACGTTCTGTTGATTTTGAAGGAACAGCGGACAGGAAGGAAAAGCCGCCCGTTGTGTGGCTTACGCAGGATGAAATTGGCAATTCGCCAAGCCAGCCGGCAAGGTTGAATGTAGGTCCTTACCAAAATCAAATGATTCACGGCGATGTGACGCACGGCGGGATCAAGCGCGTGTTTGCCGAAAAAGTGAATGGTGCTTACCAGGGCGCAGTGTTCCGGTTTACGCAAGGATTGGAAGCGGGCGTCAACCGTCTGGCCTGGTCGCCAGACGGCTCGCTTTACCTGGGCGGTGTGGGTTCTACGGGTAACTGGGGACACGCCGGAAAATTCGGTTATGGACTGCAAAAGCTGACATTCAATAACAAAATGGCATTTGAAATGTTGGCTGTAAGGGCAAAATCGGACGGTCTGGAAATTGAATTTACTGAGCCAATGAAAGAAGGCGTAGGGGAAACCGCAGCCGATTATGAGATCCGTCAATGGTGGTTTAAACCCACTGGAGATTACGGCGGGCCTAAGTTGGATGAAGAAAACCTGGCAGTAAAAGCGGTAAAAGTTTCAGCCGACCGCAAGAAAGTTTCCTTGCAGCTGACGGGCATGAAGCCCAAGCACATGGTATACATTCATTTGAACAGAAAAAACATCACTAGCCAAAACGGCAGCAACTTATGGAGCACGGAAGCCTGGTACAACATGAATGAAATACCGAAGTAA
- a CDS encoding RagB/SusD family nutrient uptake outer membrane protein: MKSNPISKYMLRFAACALLSVTAGCTNLDEELYDRITSENFLQTRDDVTRDFLRAFEHSYWSIQGGSTFMLQENSSDEMMTPNRQGDWFDGGQFQRVHYHTWTPQDGYTSDAWNALYGGVTLATNSLEDLEGITDPTKFDMTREELDGMIAELKVLRAWLNIRLLDFYRNIVIVTKVKGQTEGGVQATPQEAFAFIEQELKDALPKLSTNTTLGDNVTGRWTQGGAAALLVRLYLNAKVYTGTDRFADCATFAQDIIDGKYGAYALESRWDAPFDYTNPTSKETIFGFPGSFAQTHWQYDGGMYFWMLPNLAPSYFGFTDFGNANPKYAMQPGRDVDSVEYSFALGKPFIKFQKYKDDLRLKKYKNLGNSKRDGMFLYGYLPYTNPAGKADTVRGFKGPYPLFLRDQVGKFLDAKPGTKIADKVSNMNNADNNSGLYPVKYPYYPSDDANKISSAYAEVRFAEIYYALAECKYRAGNKAAAATLLNAVRKRNYPAGSPSLYKADGSQLTDQEMLDEWMREFLAEGRRRTDLIRWGVFSTGTWWDKKPDGDNHTDIFPIGQNVLNSSPQLKQNPGY; encoded by the coding sequence ATGAAAAGCAATCCTATTTCAAAATACATGCTCCGGTTTGCTGCCTGTGCACTGCTCTCGGTGACGGCGGGCTGCACCAACCTGGACGAAGAATTATACGACCGGATCACCTCCGAAAACTTCCTGCAAACGCGGGACGACGTGACGAGGGACTTTTTGCGGGCATTCGAACACAGCTACTGGAGCATTCAGGGCGGCAGCACGTTCATGCTGCAAGAAAACAGCTCCGATGAAATGATGACGCCAAACCGCCAGGGCGACTGGTTTGACGGCGGCCAGTTCCAGCGCGTGCATTACCACACCTGGACGCCGCAGGACGGCTACACAAGCGATGCCTGGAACGCACTTTACGGAGGCGTGACGCTGGCTACCAACTCATTGGAAGATTTGGAAGGCATTACGGACCCTACCAAATTCGATATGACGCGCGAGGAGCTCGATGGGATGATCGCGGAATTGAAAGTGCTTCGCGCCTGGCTGAACATTCGTTTGCTGGATTTTTACAGAAACATTGTCATAGTTACCAAAGTAAAAGGGCAAACGGAAGGTGGTGTGCAGGCTACTCCGCAGGAGGCATTTGCTTTCATCGAGCAGGAATTGAAAGACGCGCTTCCAAAACTTTCGACCAACACGACATTGGGTGATAATGTAACGGGACGCTGGACGCAAGGCGGCGCGGCTGCACTGCTGGTAAGGCTTTACCTGAATGCAAAAGTGTACACCGGCACGGATCGTTTTGCAGATTGCGCAACATTCGCCCAGGACATTATCGACGGGAAATATGGAGCTTATGCGCTTGAAAGCCGGTGGGATGCACCATTTGACTACACCAATCCAACATCGAAAGAAACCATTTTCGGTTTTCCCGGCAGCTTTGCGCAAACGCACTGGCAGTATGACGGTGGCATGTATTTCTGGATGCTTCCAAACCTCGCGCCAAGCTATTTTGGCTTCACCGATTTCGGCAATGCCAACCCCAAATATGCCATGCAACCGGGACGCGATGTGGATAGTGTCGAATACAGCTTTGCATTGGGCAAGCCGTTTATCAAGTTCCAGAAATATAAGGATGATCTGCGTTTGAAAAAATACAAAAACCTGGGCAACAGCAAGCGCGATGGAATGTTCCTGTACGGCTATCTGCCTTATACGAACCCGGCTGGAAAAGCGGACACAGTAAGAGGTTTCAAAGGCCCTTATCCCCTGTTCCTGCGTGATCAGGTTGGTAAATTTCTGGATGCAAAACCGGGAACAAAAATCGCCGACAAGGTTTCGAACATGAACAATGCAGACAACAACTCGGGTCTTTATCCGGTGAAATATCCGTATTACCCAAGCGACGATGCGAACAAAATCTCGTCGGCATATGCGGAGGTTCGTTTTGCCGAAATTTATTATGCATTGGCAGAATGCAAATACAGGGCGGGCAACAAAGCGGCGGCTGCCACATTGCTGAATGCGGTCCGCAAACGCAACTATCCAGCCGGCTCACCGAGTTTGTACAAGGCGGACGGCAGTCAGCTGACCGACCAGGAAATGCTGGACGAATGGATGCGTGAATTCCTCGCAGAAGGCAGAAGAAGAACGGACCTGATCCGTTGGGGCGTGTTCAGCACGGGAACCTGGTGGGATAAAAAGCCTGATGGCGACAACCACACGGACATCTTCCCGATCGGTCAGAATGTATTGAACTCTTCACCGCAGTTGAAGCAAAATCCAGGTTACTAA
- a CDS encoding SusC/RagA family TonB-linked outer membrane protein, with protein MKNNLYKLAQVAKKQAFTRWSAKTAVAMLLGMLCVLSGAAQAQTGNAITGKVSDKQGALPGVSVIEKGTSNGTTTDTEGKFTLQLSAGAKMITVSSVGYLAQDVDVTNKSNVEVTLAEDQKTLNEVVVIGYGSLNKREVSSAITHLSSSDLLRVGSNNPLMAIQGKVAGLSVTNTSAADPNSSPNIQLRGASSRSAGLGPLYVINGIPGGNIDNINQNEIESIDVLKGGAASAIYGTRGSNGVIVITTKKGSAESRLFYDGYTTFDYKTNELSVLSKESFLANKRGVDFGGNTDWMKEVSRQPSFSHKHTLQFSGGNGKTNYFSSVDFRDANGIDLRAAKREYGGRVNINHTTANDKFALTFSVAPRYAKTSDADYSGFNYALTLNPTVSVRDSAGRYNYINSGFFANNPVENAKSVVRDSEIKFLDINGSAKWNILDNLNTTVTFGEVSRSARRYWFTPSNITTVINGNGRNTARQFLDENDQKSLEWLGNYFLDLNKHSIKLLAGYSYQYFTNSGFDAANEKFPSDVLTYNGLGTGLWNLEKGINGVGSYKNTSKLIAFFGRVNYDFDQKYYLSASLRREGSSKFGYDNKWGYFPAASLAWRVTQESFLKDIPWLNELKVRADYGETGNQDFDSYKSLDTYGGYGYYPFNGSPYQVWGPNQNTNYNLRWEKAVNFNAGVDFELFSSKINGSLNYYVRTNKDLLGNYNVPNPPNIQGQTFANVGTMRNTGVELQLNATVVNKGDFSYNLGITGAWNDNKFVSFSNDLYKGQKFIDVVGMPAPGSPGTIQRLQEDQRIGGFYALKSAGVNDDGALLVYNRNGEIVPANEANNDDKQFVGNGLPKFTTGITNSFKYKNWDLSVFLRGAFGYKLFNTYAFYLGTPAAQENANVLTSAYDGSKYSKLTSTSTYSSLSDYFLEPGGFLKIDNITLSYTQPLKSKFMQSARIYATTRNLATFTKFTGGDPDLIQVNGLYPGVRINGDNNGTLDYYPSTTQLLLGLQLTF; from the coding sequence ATGAAAAATAATTTGTACAAACTGGCACAAGTTGCTAAAAAGCAGGCGTTCACGCGCTGGTCTGCGAAGACTGCCGTGGCGATGCTGTTGGGCATGCTTTGTGTCTTGTCCGGTGCAGCTCAGGCTCAGACCGGCAATGCAATTACGGGTAAAGTTTCTGATAAACAGGGCGCTTTACCAGGTGTGTCGGTGATCGAGAAAGGAACTTCCAACGGAACCACCACGGACACCGAAGGGAAATTTACATTACAACTTTCGGCCGGAGCCAAAATGATCACTGTTTCAAGTGTGGGCTATCTGGCTCAGGATGTGGATGTAACCAACAAATCGAATGTGGAAGTTACGCTGGCGGAAGACCAGAAAACGCTGAATGAAGTGGTTGTGATCGGTTATGGTTCGCTTAACAAAAGGGAAGTGTCCAGCGCCATTACGCACTTGTCTTCGTCGGACCTGCTTCGTGTGGGCAGCAATAACCCGCTGATGGCCATTCAGGGCAAGGTTGCGGGACTTTCGGTTACCAACACTTCGGCTGCGGATCCTAACTCTTCACCTAACATTCAGTTGCGCGGTGCATCGTCACGCAGTGCGGGTTTGGGACCTTTGTACGTCATCAACGGAATTCCCGGCGGTAACATTGATAACATTAACCAAAACGAGATCGAATCCATCGACGTGCTGAAAGGCGGTGCGGCTTCGGCGATTTACGGAACGCGCGGCAGTAACGGCGTAATCGTGATCACGACCAAGAAAGGCTCAGCCGAATCGCGCTTGTTTTACGATGGTTACACGACTTTTGATTACAAAACCAATGAACTTTCAGTGCTTTCCAAAGAGAGTTTTCTAGCCAACAAGCGCGGTGTAGATTTCGGCGGAAACACAGACTGGATGAAAGAAGTAAGCCGTCAGCCATCGTTTTCACACAAACATACATTGCAGTTTTCGGGCGGAAATGGCAAGACCAATTATTTCAGCTCGGTGGATTTCCGGGATGCGAACGGGATTGACCTGCGTGCTGCTAAGAGAGAATATGGAGGGCGTGTGAACATTAACCACACAACTGCAAACGACAAGTTTGCGCTTACATTCAGCGTAGCGCCCCGTTATGCCAAAACAAGTGATGCTGATTACAGCGGATTTAACTATGCACTGACATTGAACCCAACGGTTTCTGTGCGGGATTCGGCGGGTCGTTACAATTATATCAACTCCGGATTTTTTGCCAATAACCCTGTTGAAAATGCAAAAAGTGTTGTCCGTGACTCGGAAATTAAATTCCTGGATATCAACGGATCTGCAAAATGGAACATTCTGGACAATCTGAACACAACGGTGACTTTTGGGGAAGTGAGCCGATCAGCGCGCAGATACTGGTTTACGCCATCCAACATTACGACGGTGATTAACGGAAACGGGCGTAATACGGCTAGGCAGTTTCTAGACGAAAACGATCAAAAGAGCTTGGAATGGCTGGGAAACTATTTTCTAGATCTGAATAAACATTCTATTAAGCTTCTCGCGGGTTATTCTTACCAGTATTTTACCAATTCCGGTTTTGACGCTGCCAATGAAAAATTCCCATCCGATGTGCTTACTTATAATGGGCTTGGAACGGGATTATGGAACCTGGAAAAGGGCATTAATGGTGTAGGTTCTTACAAAAACACTTCCAAACTGATTGCATTCTTCGGTCGTGTGAATTATGATTTTGACCAAAAATATTATTTGTCTGCCAGTTTGCGCAGGGAAGGATCTTCCAAATTTGGCTATGACAACAAATGGGGCTATTTCCCGGCTGCTTCGCTTGCATGGCGAGTGACGCAGGAAAGCTTTTTGAAAGACATTCCCTGGCTGAACGAATTGAAAGTGCGTGCGGATTACGGTGAAACGGGAAACCAGGATTTTGACAGTTACAAGTCCCTGGATACATATGGAGGATATGGTTACTATCCATTCAACGGCTCGCCTTATCAGGTTTGGGGGCCCAATCAAAACACCAACTACAACTTGCGTTGGGAAAAAGCGGTCAACTTCAATGCGGGTGTCGACTTCGAACTTTTCAGCAGCAAAATCAATGGTAGCTTGAATTATTACGTGCGTACGAACAAGGATCTGCTGGGCAATTACAATGTGCCTAATCCGCCAAACATTCAGGGACAAACATTTGCCAATGTGGGAACCATGCGGAATACGGGGGTTGAATTGCAATTGAATGCGACTGTTGTGAACAAGGGCGATTTCAGCTATAACCTCGGCATAACCGGCGCCTGGAACGACAACAAGTTTGTTTCGTTTTCCAACGACCTGTACAAAGGTCAGAAATTCATCGACGTCGTGGGCATGCCTGCGCCGGGAAGCCCGGGAACTATTCAGCGCTTGCAGGAAGATCAGCGGATCGGAGGCTTTTATGCACTTAAATCTGCGGGTGTGAATGATGATGGCGCATTGCTGGTGTATAACAGAAATGGTGAGATCGTGCCAGCGAATGAAGCCAACAATGACGACAAGCAGTTTGTAGGAAATGGTCTTCCCAAATTTACAACCGGGATTACCAATTCATTCAAATACAAAAACTGGGATTTGAGCGTGTTCCTGCGCGGCGCATTTGGCTATAAACTTTTCAATACATATGCCTTCTATCTGGGAACACCAGCGGCTCAGGAAAATGCGAATGTGCTGACTTCTGCCTACGACGGCAGCAAATATTCCAAGCTGACGAGCACCTCAACGTATTCTTCGCTTTCGGATTATTTCCTGGAACCGGGCGGATTTTTGAAGATCGACAACATTACGCTGAGCTACACGCAGCCGCTGAAATCCAAGTTTATGCAGTCGGCGCGGATCTATGCGACCACGAGAAACCTGGCAACATTCACCAAATTCACGGGCGGCGATCCTGACCTGATCCAGGTGAACGGATTGTATCCGGGTGTGCGCATCAATGGTGACAACAATGGCACGCTGGATTATTATCCTTCCACCACGCAGCTTCTGCTTGGTTTACAGCTTACTTTCTAA